The following are from one region of the Stigmatella ashevillena genome:
- a CDS encoding SIS domain-containing protein — MSTPDLVVSPVVPPVPAMAREAAQAADAALRQIRECASGFAELGARLRQRPPSFIVTCARGSSDHAASYGKYLLETNLGRAVASMGPSVASVYNTPNLELKDSLFIAVSQSGRSPDLLRLTEAARAGGALTVGFVNSEGSPLSSLCDVNFPLCAGPEHSVAATKSYILSGLAFLQLAAHWTQDAGLHEAVSRLPQALEAARALDWWPGLSRLVDARSLFVLGRGSGLGAALEMALKFKETCRLHAEAFSTAEVSHGPLALVGPGFPVLALGQEDGSAEGTRSVVRRMVELGAEVRSVLEVPGAELLPTVSGVPNAIAPLCQVQSFYMAVHRLATARRLDPDAPAHLRKVTETV, encoded by the coding sequence ATGAGCACTCCTGATCTCGTCGTGAGTCCCGTTGTTCCCCCGGTTCCCGCCATGGCCCGGGAGGCTGCGCAGGCGGCGGATGCCGCGCTCCGGCAGATCCGGGAGTGCGCCAGTGGCTTCGCCGAGTTGGGCGCCCGGCTGCGCCAGCGGCCTCCTTCGTTCATCGTCACCTGTGCCCGGGGCAGCTCCGACCACGCGGCCAGCTATGGCAAGTATCTGCTCGAGACGAACCTGGGGCGCGCCGTGGCCTCGATGGGGCCGAGCGTGGCCTCGGTCTACAACACGCCGAACCTGGAGCTGAAGGACAGCCTCTTCATCGCCGTCTCGCAGTCGGGCCGCAGTCCGGACCTCCTGCGGCTGACGGAAGCGGCGCGCGCGGGGGGCGCCCTGACCGTCGGCTTCGTCAACAGCGAGGGGTCGCCCCTGTCGAGCCTCTGCGACGTCAACTTCCCCCTGTGCGCTGGTCCTGAGCACAGCGTCGCCGCCACGAAGTCCTACATTCTCTCGGGGCTCGCGTTCCTCCAATTGGCGGCCCACTGGACGCAGGATGCGGGGCTGCACGAGGCGGTCTCCCGGTTGCCGCAGGCCTTGGAGGCGGCGCGCGCGCTCGACTGGTGGCCGGGGCTCTCACGGCTGGTTGATGCCCGGAGCCTGTTCGTGCTCGGGCGCGGCAGTGGCCTGGGGGCAGCGCTCGAGATGGCGCTGAAGTTCAAGGAAACCTGCCGGTTGCATGCCGAAGCCTTCAGCACCGCCGAAGTGAGCCACGGTCCGTTGGCCCTCGTGGGACCGGGCTTCCCCGTGCTGGCGCTGGGTCAGGAAGATGGCTCCGCGGAGGGAACCCGGAGCGTGGTGCGGCGGATGGTGGAGCTGGGGGCGGAGGTCCGCTCGGTGCTCGAGGTTCCCGGGGCTGAGCTTCTGCCCACGGTGTCCGGGGTGCCGAACGCGATCGCTCCGCTGTGCCAGGTCCAGAGCTTCTACATGGCGGTGCATCGGTTGGCGACGGCGCGGCGGTTGGATCCGGACGCCCCTGCTCACCTCCGCAAAGTCACGGAGACGGTGTAA
- a CDS encoding GntR family transcriptional regulator — protein sequence MSSHQSAAASFDGDALSSELPLPLYLQLARYLRSQIVSGKLGHRDALPGERELAERFGVSRVTVRKALKELLDEGLLQQRQGAGTFVNRSPYVEQRLSTLTGFSEDMGSRGLAAGSVWLSRTVAVATPEETLALGISPGAMVSRLQRLRTANSIAMALELAVVPTRFLPEPGEVQGSLYETLRRRGFTPFRALQRLSAIQLSAEQAAQLGVGEGAAALYIERRTMLEDGTPLEFVRSQYRGDSYDFIVELNLAGSAIPVR from the coding sequence ATGTCGAGCCACCAGAGCGCAGCCGCTTCCTTCGACGGGGATGCGCTGTCGAGCGAGCTGCCGCTGCCGCTCTATCTTCAGCTCGCGAGGTACCTGCGGAGCCAGATCGTCAGCGGCAAGCTGGGCCACCGGGATGCACTGCCGGGAGAGCGAGAGCTGGCGGAGCGATTTGGCGTCTCCCGGGTCACGGTGCGCAAGGCCCTGAAGGAGCTGCTGGACGAGGGGCTCCTGCAGCAGCGCCAAGGGGCGGGCACCTTCGTGAATCGCTCTCCCTACGTGGAGCAGCGCCTGTCCACCCTGACGGGCTTCTCCGAGGACATGGGCTCTCGGGGGCTGGCTGCGGGGTCCGTGTGGCTGAGCCGCACGGTGGCGGTGGCGACTCCCGAGGAGACGCTCGCCCTGGGAATCAGCCCCGGGGCCATGGTGAGCCGGTTGCAGCGCCTGCGAACGGCCAACAGCATCGCCATGGCGTTGGAACTGGCGGTGGTGCCGACCCGTTTCTTGCCCGAGCCGGGTGAAGTTCAGGGGTCGCTCTATGAGACGTTGCGGCGCCGGGGCTTCACGCCCTTCCGGGCCTTGCAGCGGCTGTCGGCCATTCAGCTCTCGGCTGAACAGGCCGCTCAGCTCGGCGTGGGGGAAGGCGCGGCGGCGCTTTATATTGAGCGCCGCACCATGCTCGAGGATGGCACTCCCTTGGAGTTCGTCCGGTCGCAGTACCGGGGGGACTCATACGATTTCATCGTTGAACTGAATCTGGCCGGGTCGGCCATTCCTGTGAGGTGA
- a CDS encoding N-acetylmuramic acid 6-phosphate etherase codes for MAKETEGTARRFQGLDAWGTGELLETLWSSQSRATAACLAVLPELGRAVDAAIGRLSSGQGRLVYAGAGSSGMLAALDALELGPTFGWPSGRLSILLAGGLDLARGIDGGAEDDEGAGRSRLRDLRPTASDVVLGVSASGLSSFTVGIVDEARRQGALTVAIASIEGSPLLQAAEHAVAVRTGAEVIAGSTRLGAGTAQKVCLNLFSTAVMTGLGLVFDNLMCNVQPENAKLRQRCAAIISRIAQVDEATAAEALQRHGDIKRAVLGLAGLSISQAESALARAGGNLRAALSALSPQEKGGPCPR; via the coding sequence ATGGCGAAGGAGACGGAAGGAACCGCCCGGCGATTCCAAGGGCTCGATGCCTGGGGCACGGGCGAACTCCTGGAGACCTTGTGGAGCAGCCAGTCCCGCGCCACGGCGGCGTGCCTGGCGGTGCTGCCAGAGCTTGGGCGGGCGGTGGACGCGGCCATCGGTCGGCTCTCCTCCGGTCAGGGCCGGTTGGTCTATGCCGGGGCGGGCTCTTCCGGAATGCTCGCGGCCCTGGATGCGCTGGAGCTGGGTCCCACCTTCGGCTGGCCCTCGGGCCGTCTCTCTATCCTGCTCGCGGGCGGGTTGGACCTCGCGCGGGGCATCGATGGAGGCGCCGAGGACGATGAAGGCGCCGGCCGCTCCCGTCTCCGGGACCTCCGGCCCACCGCTTCGGACGTGGTGCTCGGCGTCTCCGCCAGCGGGCTCAGCAGCTTCACCGTGGGCATCGTCGATGAAGCCCGCCGCCAGGGCGCGCTGACGGTGGCCATCGCCAGCATCGAAGGCTCTCCCCTGCTCCAGGCCGCCGAGCATGCGGTGGCGGTCCGCACCGGCGCGGAAGTCATCGCCGGCTCCACCCGGCTGGGGGCTGGAACGGCCCAGAAGGTGTGCCTCAATCTGTTCTCGACGGCCGTCATGACGGGCCTCGGTCTCGTCTTCGATAACCTGATGTGCAACGTGCAGCCGGAGAACGCGAAGCTGCGCCAGCGCTGCGCCGCCATCATCTCACGCATTGCCCAGGTGGACGAGGCGACCGCCGCGGAGGCCCTCCAGCGCCACGGGGACATCAAGCGCGCCGTTCTTGGGCTCGCAGGACTGTCCATTTCTCAGGCAGAGTCCGCTCTGGCCCGCGCAGGCGGTAACCTGCGTGCCGCGCTCTCAGCGCTCTCGCCCCAGGAGAAAGGTGGCCCATGTCCACGCTAA
- the ptsP gene encoding phosphoenolpyruvate--protein phosphotransferase has product MSTLKPAGSDVPRPLSKLQLAAPIAGWATVLEEVPDPAFSQRMVGDGIAVDPTSAELRSPCDGVVLTVHASRHACTLRTLTGAEILLHVGIDTVGLRGEGFTVHVREGQNVRTGEPLISFDMDLLARKARSLMTVMVVANGDAYTVTHRVQDRAVAMGEPLLEVSGGELLPAPSETGTETAECQVRLLIPHGLHARPAAAFVRHARPYPGSVHVELKGRSVNGKSVVALMGLGAHHGDMLTISVRGERAGQIVQELAEQVTLGLGDTLRPIAEPTPTPEEKQQEEVTTSQPFAPGTAVMLKGTLAAPGLAVGQAVRVHEDEPELSQQGRGVQEEEQRLTEALAGVRRDIEAMLQTEGAGRAARTEIFQAHLALLDDPEFTGAAGQGIAVGQSAEWAWKAAIEKHVQVLHSLSDPLLKERMGDLRDIGRRVIAFLTGQGGTRVPANLPPDAILVANELLPSDLAAVPPGRLAALCTARGGPTSHVAILAAGMGIPAVVALGDTVLRVPTGASLIVNGDRGELHVHPPEAAREATLGTLRARASRRKTDLATAHEECHTADGVRIEVFANLGRPGDAAAAAAQGAEGCGLLRSEFLFLERLTAPTEDEQAAQYQELADALPNRPLIIRTLDVGGDKPLAYLPLPVEENPVLGLRGVRVSLRYPELLRTQVRAILRVKPLGVCRILVPMITSAHELQAVRTVVEAERQELGITTPVLVGAMIEVPVAAVLSDRLAAHADFLSIGTNDLTQYALAMDRGNAYLAPQLDSLHPGVLRLVAQTVEGARKHGRPVAVCGGIASDPQAAPLLIGLGVTELSATPAVIPGLKAFIRTLTLPQCQEAARKALELANGDEVRALVTSTWQAQ; this is encoded by the coding sequence ATGTCCACGCTAAAACCCGCCGGGTCCGACGTCCCCCGGCCCCTTTCCAAGCTGCAGCTCGCCGCCCCCATCGCGGGGTGGGCCACGGTCCTGGAAGAAGTTCCTGATCCCGCTTTCTCCCAGCGCATGGTGGGAGATGGCATCGCGGTGGACCCTACATCCGCGGAACTCCGCTCACCCTGCGACGGCGTTGTGCTCACGGTGCACGCCTCCCGCCACGCTTGCACGCTGCGGACGCTGACCGGCGCGGAGATCCTCCTCCATGTCGGCATCGATACAGTGGGGCTGCGGGGTGAGGGCTTCACGGTCCACGTTCGCGAGGGCCAGAACGTCCGCACCGGCGAGCCGCTGATCTCCTTCGACATGGACCTGCTGGCGCGCAAGGCCCGCAGCCTGATGACGGTCATGGTGGTGGCCAACGGCGATGCCTACACGGTCACCCACCGGGTCCAGGACCGCGCGGTGGCCATGGGCGAGCCGCTCCTGGAAGTCTCGGGCGGAGAACTCCTCCCCGCTCCCTCCGAAACGGGCACCGAGACGGCGGAGTGCCAGGTCCGGCTGCTCATCCCCCATGGCCTGCACGCACGTCCGGCCGCCGCCTTCGTCCGGCACGCCCGGCCGTACCCGGGCAGCGTCCACGTGGAGCTCAAGGGCCGCTCCGTCAATGGAAAGAGCGTCGTGGCGCTCATGGGGCTCGGCGCCCACCATGGGGACATGCTGACGATCTCCGTCCGGGGCGAGCGGGCCGGACAGATCGTCCAGGAACTGGCGGAACAGGTCACCCTGGGACTCGGGGATACCCTGCGTCCCATCGCCGAGCCCACCCCCACGCCGGAAGAGAAGCAGCAGGAGGAGGTGACCACCTCCCAGCCCTTCGCTCCCGGCACGGCGGTGATGCTCAAGGGCACCCTTGCCGCACCAGGGCTCGCGGTGGGCCAGGCGGTCCGGGTCCACGAGGACGAGCCTGAACTCTCCCAGCAGGGCCGGGGCGTCCAAGAAGAGGAGCAGCGTCTGACCGAAGCCCTGGCGGGGGTCCGCCGGGACATCGAGGCGATGCTCCAGACCGAGGGCGCGGGGCGTGCAGCGCGGACGGAGATCTTCCAGGCCCACCTTGCCCTGCTCGACGACCCGGAGTTCACCGGGGCCGCGGGCCAGGGCATCGCCGTTGGGCAGAGCGCGGAGTGGGCGTGGAAAGCAGCCATCGAGAAGCATGTCCAGGTGTTGCACAGCCTCTCGGACCCGCTCCTGAAGGAGCGCATGGGAGATCTGCGAGACATCGGCCGGAGGGTCATCGCCTTCCTGACGGGACAGGGCGGCACGCGCGTCCCCGCAAACCTTCCTCCGGATGCGATCCTCGTCGCCAACGAATTGTTGCCCTCCGACCTGGCGGCGGTCCCCCCGGGCCGACTGGCGGCGCTCTGCACGGCGCGCGGAGGCCCCACCTCACATGTGGCCATTCTGGCGGCTGGCATGGGCATCCCCGCGGTGGTCGCCCTGGGCGACACGGTGCTGCGGGTTCCCACTGGGGCTTCATTGATCGTCAATGGGGACCGGGGCGAGCTTCACGTCCATCCCCCCGAGGCAGCGCGGGAGGCGACCCTGGGCACCCTGCGCGCCCGCGCCTCCCGCCGAAAGACGGACCTCGCGACGGCTCATGAGGAGTGCCACACGGCGGACGGTGTCCGCATCGAGGTCTTCGCCAACCTCGGACGGCCGGGAGACGCGGCGGCCGCCGCCGCGCAAGGGGCCGAGGGCTGTGGCCTGCTGCGCAGCGAGTTCCTCTTCCTGGAGCGGCTCACCGCGCCCACCGAGGACGAACAGGCCGCCCAGTATCAGGAGCTTGCCGACGCCCTGCCGAACCGCCCCTTGATCATCCGCACGCTCGATGTCGGCGGAGACAAGCCGCTGGCGTACCTGCCGCTGCCCGTCGAGGAGAACCCGGTGCTCGGCCTGAGGGGCGTGCGCGTCTCCCTGCGCTACCCGGAGCTGCTGCGCACTCAGGTGCGCGCCATCCTCCGGGTGAAGCCCCTGGGGGTCTGCCGCATCCTCGTTCCGATGATCACCTCCGCCCACGAGCTGCAAGCCGTGCGGACGGTGGTGGAGGCGGAGCGCCAGGAGCTGGGCATCACGACCCCGGTCCTCGTGGGCGCCATGATCGAGGTTCCCGTGGCAGCCGTCCTATCGGACCGGCTGGCGGCCCACGCAGACTTCCTCTCCATTGGCACGAACGATCTCACCCAGTACGCCCTGGCGATGGACCGCGGCAACGCGTACCTGGCACCCCAGCTCGACAGCTTGCACCCGGGAGTCTTGCGCCTGGTGGCGCAGACGGTAGAGGGTGCGCGCAAGCACGGCCGTCCCGTGGCGGTGTGCGGTGGCATCGCCTCGGATCCCCAAGCAGCCCCGCTGCTCATCGGACTGGGGGTCACGGAGCTGTCGGCCACCCCCGCCGTCATCCCAGGACTCAAAGCCTTCATCCGTACGCTCACCTTGCCTCAGTGCCAAGAGGCCGCGCGGAAGGCGTTGGAACTCGCAAACGGTGACGAAGTGCGCGCGCTCGTCACCAGTACATGGCAGGCCCAGTAA
- the nagE gene encoding N-acetylglucosamine-specific PTS transporter subunit IIBC: protein MQTNKFAGVQQLGRALMLPIAVLPVAGLLLRLGQGDLLNIPFMAAAGDAIFSNLGLLFAVGVAVGFARENHGAAGLAGAVGFFITIKGAEAIVSIPPEVLGELTGAARDLAVSGYKAKLLAKISMPAGILSGLIAGLLYNRYKDIKLPEYLAFFGGRRFIPIVTSLACLGLALLFGFGWPGIEAGLDGFSRYVFSAGKFGLFIYGFLNRLLIVTGLHHILNNIAWFILGDFNGVTGDLKRFFAGDPAAGATMAGFFPVMMFGLPAACLAMYHAAPKHNRAKVGGVLTSIALTSFLTGVTEPVEFAFMFLAPPLYLLHAVLTGVAHVVMDMLNVKLGFGFSAGLFDYVLNYNKSTNPILLLPIGAVYAATYYGVFRFCIARFNLKTLGREEEEAATDNAGGLNLPAPALGRGAAYVKALGGAANLQNVDSCTTRLRLTVADNARVDEGALKTLGARGVIRPAPGSIQVIIGPLAEQVANEVQEALRGGSAAPVNDEKTLAHAMLRALGGRANIREVGLCATRLRLLVVDDALVNDSALNNLGTRGVVKPSPGSVQVIIGPTAGRVADELRLLIA from the coding sequence ATGCAGACCAATAAGTTCGCTGGAGTCCAGCAGCTCGGGCGTGCCCTGATGCTGCCCATCGCAGTCCTCCCCGTCGCTGGCCTCTTGTTGAGGCTCGGCCAAGGGGACCTGCTGAACATTCCCTTCATGGCCGCCGCGGGCGACGCCATCTTCTCCAACCTCGGCTTGCTGTTCGCCGTGGGTGTGGCGGTGGGCTTCGCGCGCGAGAACCATGGTGCCGCGGGGCTCGCCGGCGCCGTGGGCTTCTTCATCACCATCAAGGGGGCCGAAGCCATCGTGAGCATCCCCCCCGAGGTGCTGGGGGAGTTGACCGGGGCCGCGAGGGACCTCGCCGTCTCTGGCTACAAGGCCAAGCTCCTGGCGAAGATCAGCATGCCGGCCGGCATCCTGTCGGGCCTCATCGCCGGCCTGCTGTACAACCGCTACAAGGACATCAAGCTGCCGGAGTACCTCGCGTTCTTCGGAGGCCGCCGCTTCATCCCCATCGTCACGAGCCTCGCCTGCCTGGGGCTCGCGCTCCTGTTTGGCTTCGGTTGGCCGGGCATCGAGGCGGGTCTGGATGGCTTCAGCCGTTACGTGTTCTCCGCCGGCAAGTTCGGCCTCTTCATTTATGGCTTCCTCAACCGGCTGCTGATCGTCACGGGGCTGCACCACATCCTCAACAACATCGCCTGGTTCATCCTGGGTGACTTCAATGGAGTGACGGGCGACCTGAAGCGCTTCTTCGCGGGAGACCCCGCCGCGGGCGCCACGATGGCGGGCTTCTTCCCGGTCATGATGTTCGGCCTGCCGGCGGCCTGCCTCGCCATGTACCACGCCGCGCCGAAGCACAACCGCGCCAAGGTGGGCGGTGTGCTGACGTCCATCGCGCTGACGTCCTTCCTGACGGGCGTCACCGAGCCGGTCGAGTTCGCCTTCATGTTCCTCGCGCCGCCGCTCTACCTGCTCCACGCGGTGCTGACGGGCGTGGCGCACGTCGTCATGGACATGCTGAACGTGAAGCTCGGCTTCGGGTTCTCGGCCGGCTTGTTCGACTACGTGCTGAACTACAACAAGTCGACGAACCCCATCCTCCTGCTGCCCATCGGCGCGGTCTACGCGGCCACCTACTACGGGGTGTTCCGCTTCTGCATCGCCCGGTTCAACCTGAAGACGTTGGGCCGTGAGGAAGAAGAGGCCGCGACGGACAACGCCGGAGGGCTCAACCTCCCCGCTCCCGCCCTGGGCCGGGGCGCTGCCTACGTGAAGGCGCTCGGGGGCGCCGCCAACCTCCAGAACGTCGACTCGTGCACGACGCGGCTGCGGCTGACCGTGGCCGACAATGCCCGCGTGGACGAGGGAGCGCTCAAGACGCTCGGCGCGCGAGGCGTCATCCGCCCGGCGCCCGGCAGCATCCAGGTCATCATCGGTCCCCTCGCGGAGCAGGTGGCCAATGAAGTCCAGGAAGCGCTGCGCGGAGGGAGCGCCGCCCCGGTGAACGACGAGAAGACGCTGGCGCACGCCATGCTGCGAGCACTCGGCGGGCGCGCCAACATCCGGGAGGTGGGCCTGTGCGCCACGCGCCTGCGGTTGCTTGTCGTCGACGACGCGCTCGTCAATGACAGCGCCTTGAACAATCTGGGAACCCGGGGAGTGGTGAAGCCGTCCCCCGGCTCGGTCCAGGTCATCATTGGTCCCACTGCTGGGCGTGTGGCCGATGAACTCCGTCTGTTGATCGCCTAG
- a CDS encoding family 20 glycosylhydrolase gives MKRLLMSLPLAAVLASGCSDSDSKPDPTDPDPPNPPAPSIPAQLAVQFQPVDHSVGSWKFFRATFTLENKGPGELGSSGWKLYFSLIRRILSEAEGDDTGIQELTKQGIRISLADNAASGDYYVMEPIEGFKPIAPGEKREISVLISDWAILKADAPAGFHIAFAGEDFKNVAFAVPSTVKLEASDPKQTTRFEGDVLPVQTASLRYNENPTAQSLELKARLLPTPRKVEAGTGEMALSGNVFIGHTTELKGEADYLVAALGDVLNASITARTAAGGEQISLSIDPNLDVTGDGVRDAEGYQLEVKAGHVTILGADAAGVFYGIQTLRQLISPQAYQAAAKREGRLTELAIPVARIADAPGFVYRGMHLDVGRHFQSKETVKKLLDVISHFKINKFNIHLTDDEGWRLETPGLPELTSYGARRGFDLAEAEMLHAGLGSGSDLQDGDLIRLKPTTPQKANAETPLAYQGFETATLNFVGKGSGYYTTKDFEEILKYATERHIEVIPEIDVPGHARAAVKAMEYRYRKLKDLDPTQAAAYRLIDPDDTSKHKSVQNYTDNFINPCLDTSYAFLTKVVQEIKARYTAAGAPLKTIHAGGDELPALNPNVWWQGSPLCKANPATKDMDDHQLFNHFFTRWNQIIKDTGAETTGWDDIIHNGLTLPGFIPMPWSNVWGWGREDDAYKYANQGYRVILSHSTNLYMDLAYNKDPDEPGYYWANFVDEKKTFEYRPFDIYVNATHDRMGNAIKPEDLASKVRLTPEAKKNILGMHGLLWGENLKTPEVVEYLAFPKVLGVAERAWNPELPDVSEMPALWGQFTNSLGQYVLPRLGAYRPVDLRDELPESVGVNYRIPLPGARLIDGKLHANVRFPGLTIEYSTDDGKTWTAYSEPVAAPQKTLLRTRALDGRSSRVTGLN, from the coding sequence ATGAAGCGACTCCTGATGTCCCTGCCCCTCGCGGCCGTCCTGGCCTCTGGATGTTCTGACTCGGACTCCAAGCCAGACCCCACCGATCCCGATCCCCCCAACCCCCCGGCCCCCAGCATTCCGGCCCAGCTCGCGGTCCAATTTCAGCCCGTGGACCACTCGGTGGGCAGCTGGAAGTTCTTCCGCGCCACCTTCACCCTCGAGAACAAGGGCCCGGGTGAACTCGGCAGCAGTGGGTGGAAGCTCTACTTCAGCCTCATCCGGCGAATCCTCTCGGAGGCCGAGGGAGACGACACCGGAATCCAGGAGCTCACGAAGCAGGGCATCCGCATCTCACTCGCGGACAATGCTGCGAGCGGCGACTACTACGTGATGGAGCCCATCGAGGGCTTCAAGCCCATCGCACCAGGAGAGAAGCGCGAAATCAGCGTGCTGATCAGCGACTGGGCCATCTTGAAGGCGGATGCGCCCGCCGGGTTCCACATCGCGTTCGCCGGCGAGGATTTCAAGAACGTCGCGTTCGCCGTGCCCTCAACGGTCAAGCTGGAGGCTTCCGACCCGAAGCAGACCACGCGCTTCGAGGGCGACGTGCTGCCCGTGCAGACCGCCTCCCTGCGCTACAACGAAAACCCTACTGCCCAGAGCCTGGAGCTCAAGGCACGGCTCCTGCCCACCCCCCGCAAGGTCGAGGCGGGCACGGGCGAGATGGCGCTCAGCGGCAACGTCTTCATCGGTCACACCACCGAGCTCAAAGGTGAGGCGGACTACCTCGTGGCCGCCTTGGGAGACGTGTTGAACGCGTCCATCACCGCCCGGACGGCCGCGGGCGGCGAGCAGATCTCCCTGAGCATCGATCCCAACCTCGATGTGACCGGCGATGGCGTCCGCGATGCGGAGGGCTACCAGCTCGAGGTCAAGGCAGGCCACGTGACGATCCTCGGCGCGGACGCCGCGGGCGTGTTCTACGGCATCCAGACGCTCCGCCAGCTCATCTCGCCCCAGGCCTATCAGGCGGCGGCGAAGCGCGAGGGACGCCTCACGGAGCTGGCGATCCCCGTGGCCCGCATCGCGGATGCCCCGGGGTTCGTCTACCGCGGCATGCACCTGGACGTGGGGCGCCACTTCCAGTCCAAGGAGACCGTCAAGAAGCTGCTCGACGTAATCTCCCACTTCAAGATCAACAAGTTCAACATCCACCTGACCGATGACGAGGGCTGGCGGTTGGAGACGCCGGGCCTCCCCGAGCTGACGAGCTACGGCGCGCGCCGGGGCTTCGATCTCGCCGAGGCCGAGATGCTCCACGCGGGGCTCGGCTCAGGCAGTGATCTTCAGGACGGGGATCTCATCCGCCTCAAGCCGACCACGCCGCAGAAGGCCAACGCCGAGACCCCTCTGGCCTACCAGGGCTTCGAGACGGCGACGCTCAACTTCGTGGGCAAGGGAAGCGGCTACTACACCACGAAGGACTTCGAGGAGATCCTCAAGTACGCCACGGAGCGGCACATCGAAGTCATTCCCGAGATCGACGTGCCGGGCCACGCCCGGGCCGCCGTCAAGGCCATGGAGTACCGCTACCGGAAGCTCAAGGACCTGGATCCCACCCAGGCGGCCGCCTACCGGCTGATCGATCCGGACGACACCTCCAAGCACAAGAGCGTCCAGAACTACACGGACAACTTCATCAACCCGTGCCTGGATACGTCGTACGCCTTCCTGACCAAGGTCGTCCAGGAGATCAAAGCTCGCTACACCGCAGCGGGCGCGCCGCTGAAGACCATCCACGCGGGAGGCGATGAGCTGCCCGCCCTGAATCCGAACGTGTGGTGGCAGGGCTCCCCGCTCTGCAAGGCCAACCCCGCGACGAAGGACATGGATGACCACCAGCTCTTCAACCACTTCTTCACGCGCTGGAATCAGATCATCAAAGATACCGGCGCGGAGACGACGGGCTGGGACGACATCATCCACAACGGGCTCACCCTGCCAGGGTTCATCCCGATGCCGTGGAGCAATGTCTGGGGTTGGGGTCGCGAGGACGACGCGTACAAGTACGCCAACCAGGGCTACCGGGTCATCCTGTCCCACTCGACGAACCTCTACATGGACCTGGCCTACAACAAGGATCCCGACGAGCCGGGCTACTATTGGGCCAACTTCGTCGATGAGAAGAAGACGTTCGAGTACCGACCCTTCGACATCTATGTCAACGCCACCCACGACCGGATGGGCAACGCCATCAAGCCGGAAGATCTGGCGAGCAAGGTCCGCCTGACGCCGGAAGCCAAGAAGAACATCCTCGGCATGCACGGACTGCTCTGGGGCGAAAATCTCAAGACGCCCGAGGTGGTCGAGTACCTTGCCTTCCCGAAGGTGCTCGGCGTCGCCGAGCGCGCCTGGAACCCGGAGCTTCCGGACGTGAGCGAGATGCCGGCCTTGTGGGGCCAGTTCACCAACAGCCTGGGCCAGTATGTGCTGCCGCGGCTCGGGGCCTACCGGCCGGTGGACCTGCGCGATGAGCTGCCCGAGAGCGTGGGCGTGAACTACCGCATCCCGCTTCCCGGCGCGCGTCTCATCGACGGAAAGCTGCACGCGAACGTGCGCTTCCCGGGCCTGACCATCGAGTACTCGACCGACGACGGCAAGACCTGGACAGCGTACTCGGAGCCCGTGGCTGCGCCCCAGAAGACGCTGCTCAGAACCCGGGCGCTCGATGGACGCAGCAGCCGCGTCACTGGACTCAACTGA
- a CDS encoding RNA polymerase sigma factor → MARMRAPTSYHRPAMVPADESRMRAVMDGHRDATESLLAELLPRVRNKVRYSLHCDSEVDDITQEALVAILRGLPSYRGDGAFESWADRVAGRVAFAASSRVRAERSQLNLEEEDVELNAVPEEEPSSEDCLLRRQLAKLLEQLSDEQRRVLVLHHVMEMSVPEMAEQLEVPFETIRSRLRLGRAHLRALFLAQFGEEAEP, encoded by the coding sequence ATGGCCAGGATGAGAGCCCCCACCTCGTATCATCGTCCGGCGATGGTGCCGGCGGATGAATCGCGCATGCGTGCTGTCATGGACGGGCATCGCGATGCCACCGAATCGCTCCTGGCGGAGTTGCTGCCCCGGGTGCGAAACAAGGTCCGCTACTCGCTTCACTGTGACTCGGAAGTGGATGACATCACCCAGGAAGCCCTGGTCGCCATCTTGCGCGGGCTGCCCTCTTATCGCGGCGACGGCGCCTTCGAGTCCTGGGCGGACCGGGTGGCGGGCCGGGTGGCCTTCGCCGCCTCGAGCCGGGTCCGCGCCGAGCGCAGCCAGCTCAACCTGGAGGAAGAGGACGTCGAGCTGAACGCCGTGCCCGAAGAAGAGCCGTCCTCGGAAGACTGTCTCCTGCGCCGCCAGTTGGCGAAGCTGCTGGAGCAGCTCTCCGACGAGCAACGCCGGGTGCTGGTGCTCCACCACGTGATGGAGATGAGCGTCCCGGAGATGGCCGAGCAGTTGGAAGTCCCCTTCGAGACGATCCGCAGCCGGCTCCGCCTGGGAAGGGCCCACCTCCGGGCCCTCTTCCTCGCACAGTTCGGCGAGGAGGCCGAGCCCTGA